The sequence TTCGGGTTAATGGTCGATCTGAGCCATATTCCCCTGATTCACGAAACGATTGAAGAGTCGCTATTGCCGGTTAAAGAGTACATCACGCACGCACACATCGGCAACTGCGTGGTCAAAAGCCCGGATATGCCTGCCTATGGCGATGTACACCCCCGCTTCGGTTTCCCGAACGGCGAAAATGACGTTCCGGAAGTAGTTCATTATCTGAAAGTATTACTGGACATCGGCTATCTGAATACAGAAAATCCGCCCATCGTAAGCTTTGAAGTGAAACCGTTTGGCGATGAAGATCCGGATGTGGTTATTGCCAATGCCAAACGTACGTTAAACGAAGCCTGGGCACGGGTATAGTATCGATGTTATTTCGTTTTTTTGTCATTCTTCGTTCCCAGGAATGACAAAAAACATAATCAAAAAAATCAACGATGAAGATTGTCGTATTAGACGGTTATACGCTGAATCCGGGCGATTTATCCTGGGATGGTTTAGAAAAACTGGGTGAGTTAACGGTGTATGACCGAACCCCCGCCGATCAGGTAGTCGAGCGGGCAAAAGAGGCTGAAATCGTCTTTACCAACAAAACACCGCTGGGCGAAGACATTTTAGACAAGCTGCCTAACTTGAAATTTATCGGCGTATTGGCCACTGGTTATAACGTCGTCAATACAGACATTACCAAAAAGAACGGAGTTATTGTCAGTAACGTACCCGGCTATGGTACGGCGTCGGTCGTTCAGTTAACCTTCGCGCTACTCCTCGAACTGACCCAGCATGTTCAACGGCACAGCGATTCGGTCAGGGAAGGCAAATGGGCGAAATCGATTGACTGGTGCTTTTGGGATTATCCGTTAGTAGAACTGTCGGGTAAAACCATCGGCATCATCGGCTTCGGTAGTATCGGCGAAAAAGTCGGCGATATTGCCACCGCTTTTGGCATGAATATCATCGGATCGAAACGGAATCATACGGATCAGTCGCACCGAAAAAACTTCCAGTGGGCCGAGATTCCCGAACTGCTGGAGCAATCGGATGTTGTCAGTATCCATACGCCTTTAGTGCCCGAAACGAAAGGGCTGATCAACAAGGACAATTTAGCCCGCATGAAACGCTCGGCCTTCCTGCTGAATACGTCAAGAGGGCCAATCGTCGTTGATCAGGATTTAGCGGACGCGCTCAATAACAATGTCATTGCCGGAGCCGGTATCGACGTATTATCCGCAGAACCTCCCTCCGCCGATAACCCATTATTCAGTGCAAAAAATTGCCTGATCACGCCACACATAGCCTGGGCAACCAAAGAAGCCAGAGCCCGGCTCATGGATATTACAGTCAATAACCTCACTGCATTTATCAACGGTAACCCTGTCAATGTAGTCAATTAACAAGCGAGTCGGCTTATGGAAATTACCCCGATCGGGCGTTTGTTCGCTACCCAGCGGACGAATGCCCTACATCTCTTATTGTGTCTTTTTTTTGCCAGTCAGCCTGTCGTGGCACAGCAAAATCCGACGGTCGGCACCCGCAAACAAGGTGATCCACTGGAGCATCTTCCAGCGAACATTGAGATCCTGACACACTTCGGGGAACGAGCCGATATTTCGCCAGACAACAAAAGCATTGCCTTTATGGCAAAAAGCTTCGGCGATGCCATGACTATCGACCTGAAAACCCGCACCATTCGCTGCCTCACCTGCAACGTTCCGGCGGCTGCGTTCCTGCGCGTGATGCACCTGCCCAACGGCGATTATTTACTGACGGGTCCAGACCACTTCGAAGACGCCACCATCAGTCGGGTACGCGACAGTGAGCTTTGGTTTTTACGGAACCAGCGGGGCGCAAAACCGATAAAATTAGGCCAGAAAATCAGTGCAGGGCTGGCCATCTCAAAGAAGACATTAAAAGTAGCGTTCACGCAGGAGTACCGA comes from Spirosoma aureum and encodes:
- a CDS encoding D-2-hydroxyacid dehydrogenase, producing MKIVVLDGYTLNPGDLSWDGLEKLGELTVYDRTPADQVVERAKEAEIVFTNKTPLGEDILDKLPNLKFIGVLATGYNVVNTDITKKNGVIVSNVPGYGTASVVQLTFALLLELTQHVQRHSDSVREGKWAKSIDWCFWDYPLVELSGKTIGIIGFGSIGEKVGDIATAFGMNIIGSKRNHTDQSHRKNFQWAEIPELLEQSDVVSIHTPLVPETKGLINKDNLARMKRSAFLLNTSRGPIVVDQDLADALNNNVIAGAGIDVLSAEPPSADNPLFSAKNCLITPHIAWATKEARARLMDITVNNLTAFINGNPVNVVN